Proteins encoded in a region of the Methanobrevibacter millerae genome:
- a CDS encoding MrcB family domain-containing protein, which translates to MLDIYFKEILDNFEKEKTKPFKNNDLVNKIRNDLPKEIMKFLNDNFTVKGACGVNSWPNTPWITIIHNSFDSSQEALILQYNFDTEKSILSLSVILRLKDMNEYVSLKNFLTDSLNDTNLNDFCIDKNNSSNKIISKNYSYNQINDIELKSDLDFIIPVYMKLSSLLNSSIKEESAKSQTHTSKKEIRDIHINYIKEISYPNDITNPKEFFTDKNIEKIIKCNVSITDYKEILFKIINNSKYNLNNILNEYDLNFNKLKTRDKVLIYAKSFTDTEYKSVGRLLGSYSFNMIRIDDRLPSPLIITSIIHELSHFLLEKILKEIMMKIISSNDTPLISAYVKILLEDNDLNYLLDEYCAHSVEGRFALYGFQDYSSFNYKLGQIADLYSNEDIEYTLILANTFAQDIKNIMEDFIDEDLREDIKEEFLKLKEQPQYEQLELEIESRLDGDYFVEAIGILLTSGISESLNNPQKLERYMSKYQI; encoded by the coding sequence ATGTTGGATATTTATTTTAAAGAAATTCTGGATAATTTTGAAAAAGAAAAGACTAAACCTTTTAAAAACAATGATTTAGTTAATAAAATCAGAAATGATTTGCCTAAAGAAATTATGAAATTTTTAAATGATAATTTCACAGTAAAAGGAGCTTGCGGTGTTAATTCATGGCCAAACACTCCATGGATTACCATTATCCATAATTCTTTTGATTCTTCACAGGAAGCACTAATTCTTCAGTATAATTTTGATACTGAAAAATCCATTTTATCATTATCTGTTATTTTAAGACTGAAAGATATGAATGAATATGTCTCACTTAAAAATTTTTTAACAGATTCGCTAAATGACACTAATTTAAATGATTTTTGCATTGATAAAAATAACAGTTCCAACAAAATAATATCTAAAAATTATAGTTATAATCAAATAAATGATATTGAACTGAAAAGCGATTTGGATTTTATCATTCCAGTCTACATGAAACTGTCCAGTTTACTTAATTCATCAATAAAAGAAGAATCAGCAAAAAGTCAAACTCACACATCCAAAAAAGAAATCAGAGATATTCACATTAATTACATAAAAGAAATCAGTTATCCCAATGACATAACAAATCCCAAAGAATTTTTTACAGACAAAAACATAGAAAAAATTATAAAATGCAATGTTTCAATTACCGATTATAAAGAAATCCTCTTTAAAATCATAAATAACTCAAAATATAACTTAAACAACATTTTAAATGAATATGATTTAAATTTTAACAAACTAAAAACAAGAGATAAAGTTTTGATTTATGCAAAATCATTTACAGATACAGAATATAAATCAGTCGGAAGACTTCTCGGATCATACTCTTTCAACATGATAAGAATAGATGACAGACTTCCTTCCCCATTAATTATCACATCAATCATACATGAGCTGTCCCATTTTCTTTTAGAAAAAATACTAAAGGAAATAATGATGAAAATAATCAGTTCAAACGACACTCCATTAATATCAGCTTATGTAAAAATACTTCTGGAGGACAATGACCTGAACTATCTTTTGGATGAATACTGTGCCCATAGTGTTGAGGGAAGATTTGCACTCTACGGATTTCAGGATTACTCCTCATTTAATTATAAACTCGGCCAGATAGCTGATCTTTATTCAAATGAAGATATTGAATATACATTAATCCTTGCAAATACCTTTGCACAAGACATTAAAAACATCATGGAAGATTTCATTGATGAGGATTTAAGAGAAGACATAAAGGAGGAATTCTTAAAGTTAAAGGAACAGCCCCAATATGAACAGTTGGAGTTGGAAATTGAATCCCGATTGGATGGTGATTATTTTGTTGAAGCAATCGGCATTCTTTTGACTTCAGGCATCAGCGAGTCTTTAAACAATCCTCAAAAACTTGAAAGATACATGTCTAAATATCAAATTTAA
- a CDS encoding HIRAN domain-containing protein — translation MIMMSEIVTQDLFATVVGLKNYKGNQVFKLGSIVKLIKEPDNDFDTEAIKCELNYSEKQVILQTAQQL, via the coding sequence GTGATAATGATGAGTGAAATTGTTACACAGGATTTATTTGCAACAGTAGTAGGACTAAAAAACTATAAAGGAAACCAAGTATTCAAACTCGGATCAATAGTAAAACTGATAAAGGAACCTGACAATGACTTTGATACAGAAGCAATAAAATGCGAACTGAACTATTCGGAAAAACAGGTTATCTTGCAAACAGCACAACAACTGTAA